In Aethina tumida isolate Nest 87 chromosome 2, icAetTumi1.1, whole genome shotgun sequence, the DNA window TTGTGTgcttaaattcacaataatggAGCTTGGGTCATTCAAAGTACTCAAAGCCAACTGTTCACACTGAGTGTATTTATCTGAGTCTTCACATAAACTAAACAGCAAAGACAAAGCCTTAATCACAGTTTCCCTTACAGCTTCTTCTTTGTCATCCAACATTTGTTGTAACATTGAGAGGATCAAAGAATTCCGTATTGGGCTCTAAAGAAATATAACTatgttaaatgaataataaaataattgttaataacttACAGATACATATGGAATTAGAGAGCAACAAGCTTCAGCTACAAGTACTCTCCTTTCAAAATGCTTGTGGGTTAATTGCAGCCAACACTGTGGAAGGATTTCATTTTCAACCAAACTTTGGCCTGAACATTTTGCTATTGCGACTAATCCTGATAGTATCATTTGCCTTTCTGTAGCAGTAGGCTTCTTCTTCAAGTTGAATAGTTGCTGGAGCAATTTATCTCGTTCAGAAGCTTTGGGATTTAAATGAACAGTTTTGATGAGTAGGGGAATGACTTCTTCCCGTTTATTAAGTATTATGTTtggtataattttaagaagtgAGTCTGATAGTGTGTGAACCAAGGTGTCAGTTGTTATTGTGTCATTGAGAATATTTTCGAGAGATTCATTATCGACTTTTTGGGGTAAACTCACATAACTCAATGAGAAAACTTCTTTCAAAAATGGGTCCTTACTGTAATAAAgtgttaaataatacatataaagCAATTACTACTGATAATTCTTACCAGTACATGCTTAAATCTGCCACGTTTTTGGCATCCTTCGGAAATTCGCAGTCCTTATTCTCATTAATGCAGAGATTCGTCCATTCGTTAgtattaaaactattgtttGATATATTATCTTCTAACATAATAATACTGTCACTTTTTTTATCAATCATTTCAAACCTTTCAGGAGATTCACTACCCATAGATCCTTTGCTTGGAGGCTTTTTCGGAATCATTGCCAAATCTTCGTTGGTGATCGAAGACGACAAGAGATCGTtttctttttgtaaatttaaattttgtgtctTCAAATTCGAGCATTCATTCTCTGTGTTACTTAATTTGGCTTTAAGATTCTGCATTTCATCCTCCTGATgtaaacacaataataaattttatatatttgcatACAATACATTGTAAGAAATAAAGAGAattgtaataaacaattagcAAGTTTGAAAAACTTGACCTTGATAAAAacgagaaattaattaaatcagtttGTGATTgatgttatataattaaatagaaaatttaataaaccaactaaaattaacttaCCAATTTTTTGGCTTTATTAACTTCTTCATTATATAACTGATTGTCTGTTTGACATTGTATTGAAACACAATTTTGTCCAGTTTGTTTCAAACCCTCcctgtataaattatacagttCAGGTggttttgaaatgtttaaaccTACATCATCCCAATCATCAAAGTCCTGCAAtcattatataaacatttatacataaatttgcatgcttatctatatttttaattaagcataGTAAATGCTTATCAGttcaaaacataaacaaacccACTTACCTGGTTTGGATTCTCATCAGCAAAAGTAATTGATGTCAATTTATAGCCATGTAATAAAAGGTATTCATTGATTAGGAAATTTAAGGCCCTTTGTTCATGAGGTTTTATCGTGCCTGATAAAAGATTTCTTAATGATCCTTTGTCTGGAGTACTATTTTCAGATTCTGTAAATTTGTACACATGTAATATCAATTAGGAATGtttatgttgaataaattacctGTGGCAACTGTGAGATTGTTTCTTAGAGCATTTATCGTTTCTTTGGCCTTTCTTAGCTCAAATTCTAAAACAGCAACTTTTTCATCTATGCTGTCACCAAATTCTGAGAACCTGGTCAAATCTAAGCTATCAAGAGTTGCCTGACTGCCTGATCTAGCTGTAAgacatgtttgtttatttactgttAGTTGTTTCTAATTTGTTACTTACAGATTCTAGTTGGTATTTCTTGAGTCTGCAACTCGAAATTGCCcggatttgaaaaaaaatccttAAGCTGTTTCAGTTCTCGGCCAGATTCAACTAATTCTGTATGCAATTCGAGTGCAGTTAACAACAATCTGTCCTGTATTAATTTCGAGGCTATGTCATTGTAAGTTATTTGTTGTGGTTGAGATTTTATGTCTCCACTTGCTGACGTTACTGACATTTTAACGGTTCATTTATGcccgaatattaaatgtaaacgtttgtctaaatatttataacatgttGCAATATAAACATAACAAATGTGTGACATTGACAGCCGTCACGTTTTTGACAGTCTGCGACTTTCACAAAAACACTATATTGGAGTGGGAACTTTGAAATCTATAGTTTTCTACTTTAAATTTCGTAAAT includes these proteins:
- the LOC109604787 gene encoding RAB11-binding protein RELCH homolog isoform X2 encodes the protein MSVTSASGDIKSQPQQITYNDIASKLIQDRLLLTALELHTELVESGRELKQLKDFFSNPGNFELQTQEIPTRISRSGSQATLDSLDLTRFSEFGDSIDEKVAVLEFELRKAKETINALRNNLTVATESENSTPDKGSLRNLLSGTIKPHEQRALNFLINEYLLLHGYKLTSITFADENPNQDFDDWDDVGLNISKPPELYNLYREGLKQTGQNCVSIQCQTDNQLYNEEVNKAKKLEDEMQNLKAKLSNTENECSNLKTQNLNLQKENDLLSSSITNEDLAMIPKKPPSKGSMGSESPERFEMIDKKSDSIIMLEDNISNNSFNTNEWTNLCINENKDCEFPKDAKNVADLSMYCKDPFLKEVFSLSYVSLPQKVDNESLENILNDTITTDTLVHTLSDSLLKIIPNIILNKREEVIPLLIKTVHLNPKASERDKLLQQLFNLKKKPTATERQMILSGLVAIAKCSGQSLVENEILPQCWLQLTHKHFERRVLVAEACCSLIPYVSSPIRNSLILSMLQQMLDDKEEAVRETVIKALSLLFSLCEDSDKYTQCEQLALSTLNDPSSIIVNLSTQILFPVLGKWAFREGLLSSSLLKHLLHKFNVYLKGTESPTKVSQSSDKILRIVNVLENLLPFLLMSIALKDSILSNIEKGMALEMRPDFAKLCTNLTNPEVFYKSEINCGMIIYEFDKYMADHSNETWKELDWVLDIMIPDLLNNLSHIDINQQALLHSFMNLISHICIIFGKNFTKAKIRPLLDVQIKNLEQIISSFNQFCPSLNIIPVYLVSVLSYCDDHEELSNILKKFLCALPLCGTPLDCLVVTVRRLCEADLQEIVVSSLWEGVVHQRPLVRSAAATLFSDIVGMCDQNLLNQKVTPALL
- the LOC109604787 gene encoding RAB11-binding protein RELCH homolog isoform X1, whose protein sequence is MSVTSASGDIKSQPQQITYNDIASKLIQDRLLLTALELHTELVESGRELKQLKDFFSNPGNFELQTQEIPTRISRSGSQATLDSLDLTRFSEFGDSIDEKVAVLEFELRKAKETINALRNNLTVATESENSTPDKGSLRNLLSGTIKPHEQRALNFLINEYLLLHGYKLTSITFADENPNQDFDDWDDVGLNISKPPELYNLYREGLKQTGQNCVSIQCQTDNQLYNEEVNKAKKLEDEMQNLKAKLSNTENECSNLKTQNLNLQKENDLLSSSITNEDLAMIPKKPPSKGSMGSESPERFEMIDKKSDSIIMLEDNISNNSFNTNEWTNLCINENKDCEFPKDAKNVADLSMYCKDPFLKEVFSLSYVSLPQKVDNESLENILNDTITTDTLVHTLSDSLLKIIPNIILNKREEVIPLLIKTVHLNPKASERDKLLQQLFNLKKKPTATERQMILSGLVAIAKCSGQSLVENEILPQCWLQLTHKHFERRVLVAEACCSLIPYVSSPIRNSLILSMLQQMLDDKEEAVRETVIKALSLLFSLCEDSDKYTQCEQLALSTLNDPSSIIVNLSTQILFPVLGKWAFREGLLSSSLLKHLLHKFNVYLKGTESPTKVSQSSDKILRIVNVLENLLPFLLMSIALKDSILSNIEKGMALEMRPDFAKLCTNLTNPEVFYKSEINCGMIIYEFDKYMADHSNETWKELDWVLDIMIPDLLNNLSHIDINQQALLHSFMNLISHICIIFGKNFTKAKIRPLLDVQIKNLEQIISSFNQFCPSLNIIPVYLVSVLSYCDDHEELSNILKKFLCALPLCGTPLDCLVVTVRRLCEADLQEIVVSSLWEGVVHQRPLVRSAAATLFSDIVGMCDQNLLNQKVTPALVTLANDNDVLVKTATIPALGSLITDCNVIEIHDKAYMQLQTYMVDSSLKENHSLLRQLIVTLGNIVNSCTVKFRNEVIIPQLVGFSHYMLQMTNQTRKVDMVLALVEAFTNIVYSPLNKENINATVVPALKCLESVVTDNPSLTPHRETVLLMIKECDNRDNKVESPSMQPVELGTKLSQNVNQGVEEMRQRVSKMFNKPTIPKPNNLPNLQGIFKKK